A window of the Gossypium arboreum isolate Shixiya-1 chromosome 2, ASM2569848v2, whole genome shotgun sequence genome harbors these coding sequences:
- the LOC108467148 gene encoding metal transporter Nramp3-like, which translates to MPPEDNQVPLLSDEESDQDVAYESGEKVHIVGIDEPEDEGLLGTPPFSWKKLWLFTGPGFLMSIAFLDPGNLEGDLQAGAIAGYSLLWLLMWATVIGLLVQLLSARLGVATGRHLAELCREEYPTWARMVLWVMAELALIGADIQEVIGSAIAIKILSNGAIPLWAGVIITACDCFIFLFLENYGVRKLEAFFAVLIATMAVSFAWMFGETKPSGTELLLGVLIPKLSSKTIKQAVGVVGCIIMPHNVFLHSALVQSREIDHTKKGRVQEALNYYSIESAAALLISFIINLFVTTVFAKAFYGTEVASTIGLVNAGQYLQDKYGGGLFPILYIWAIGLLAAGQSSTITGTYAGQFIMGGFLNLKLKKWLRALITRSFAIVPTMIVALVFDTSEAALDVLNEWLNVLQSIQIPFALIPLLCLVSKEQIMGTFKIGSVLKTIAWLVAVLVIVINGYLLFDFFSNEVTGVMFTSIVFAFTGAYIAFIFYLVSWGFASSAWRRLSPSK; encoded by the exons ATGCCACCGGAAGACAACCAGGTTCCACTATTGTCCGACGAGGAATCGGACCAAGATGTAGCGTACGAGTCAGGCGAAAAGGTTCACATCGTCGGAATCGACGAACCGGAGGATGAAGGCTTGTTGGGTACCCCACCTTTTTCTTGGAAAAAGCTATGGCTTTTCACCGGACCCGGTTTTTTAATGTCGATAGCGTTTTTGGATCCTGGGAATTTGGAAGGGGATCTTCAAGCCGGAGCTATAGCCGGTTACTCTTTGCTGTGGTTGTTGATGTGGGCTACGGTTATTGGTTTGTTGGTTCAGTTGTTGTCGGCTAGACTTGGTGTAGCGACGGGGAGACACTTGGCTGAGCTTTGTAGGGAAGAGTATCCGACTTGGGCTAGGATGGTTTTGTGGGTAATGGCGGAGTTGGCTTTAATTGGAGCTGATATACAAGAAGTTATTGGAAGTGCTATTGCTATTAAGATTTTGAGTAATGGTGCCATACCTTTATGGGCTGGTGTTATTATTACAGCTTGTGATTG TTTCATCTTCTTGTTCCTGGAAAACTATGGAGTAAGGAAGCTGGAAGCATTTTTTGCAGTGCTTATTGCAACTATGGCAGTCTCATTTGCTTGGATGTTTGGTGAAACAAAGCCCAGTGGCACTGAGCTTCTTCTTG GTGTTTTGATTCCAAAACTCAGCTCCAAAACAATCAAACAAGCTGTGGGAGTTGTGGGTTGCATTATTATGCCTCACAATGTGTTCTTGCACTCTGCTCTTGTCCAATCACGAGAAATCGATCACACGAAGAAAGGCCGAGTTCAAGAAGCTCTCAATTATTACTCGATAGAATCTGCTGCTGCGCTTTTAATTTCGTTTATAATCAATCTGTTTGTCACTACTGTCTTTGCCAAGGCATTTTATGGCACCGAAGTAGCCAGTACTATTGGTCTTGTGAATGCAGGGCAGTATCTTCAAGACAAATATGGAGGCGGGTTGTTCCCGATTTTATACATTTGGGCTATCGGGTTGTTAGCAGCCGGTCAAAGTAGCACCATTACCGGCACTTATGCTGGGCAGTTTATCATGGGAGGGTTCTTGAACTTGAAGTTGAAAAAATGGCTAAGAGCATTGATCACCAGGAGTTTTGCTATTGTTCCTACTATGATAGTTGCTCTTGTTTTCGATACTTCTGAGGCAGCGCTAGATGTCTTAAATGAATGGCTTAATGTGCTTCAATCGATTCAAATCCCTTTTGCTCTTATCCCACTACTTTGTTTGGTTTCTAAGGAGCAAATCATGGGTACTTTCAAGATTGGCTCTGTGCTCAAG ACAATTGCATGGCTCGTGGCTGTACTGGTGATAGTGATCAACGGGTACCTTTTATTTGACTTCTTCTCTAACGAAGTCACTGGCGTAATGTTCACAAGTATAGTGTTTGCATTTACCGGCGCATATATCGCATTTATTTTCTACCTTGTTTCTTGGGGTTTTGCTTCATCCGCTTGGCGCCGCTTGTCACCCTCGAAATAG